GAACGGGAGTGAGATGCATCGGAATCAAGGTGCCGTTTCGATTGATCATGAGCGAAACGGGTTTGCCGGCGGTGTCCTGCAGGTAAGCCAGCAGGGCTGAGACGGAGTGAAGCTGGAGGCCGTCGATGGTCTGGATCTTGTCACCCGGTTGCATCCCCGCGCGAGCCGCCGGCAGACTCTCCTCACCGGAGAGGTTGTTTACCTGGACAGGCCCATTCTGCATCTTGGGGATCAGGCCGAGCTTATCGAGCGAGAAGTTGTCAGCGCCGCCTTTGGACTCGACGAAGAGCTTGGTGTCGACCCGCTGGCCGTCGTGCATGTAAGAGAAAGCGACGTTCTGGTTGATGTTCAGCAGCGATCGAATGGCGACCTGGTCCCAGGTCGGGTTCTCGACGGTGTCGTAGTGGACGATGAGATCGCCGGATTTTATGCCCGTCTGTGAGGCCGGAGTACTGACCGGGATGTAGTCGGTGAGCGCGAGGCTCGAGATGTACTCCTGCACCTCGTTGTGCAACATGGAGACGCCGGTCATCAGGCCGAGGGCAAGAATAAAGTTGGCGAAGGGGCCAGCCAGCGCGACGAGGATACGCTGCCACCGTGGATGGGCGTTGAAGTCGCCGGGGTCGGTTGGGGCTTCGCCGGGATTGTCGCCGGACATCTTGACGTAACCGCCGAGCGGCAGCAGCGAAAGGCGGTAGTCGGTATCTCCGCGTTTGAAGCCGAAGAGTCGCTTGCCGAAGCCGATGGAGAAGGTTTCAACACGGATTCCGCAGAGCTTTGCCACGGCAAAGTGGCCGAACTCGTGGACAAGAACCATGATGCCGAGCACGATGCCTAGCTGAATGATGGTGGACATAAAAGGGAGTAGGAACCTCGTTTACCTGTGCGGCTTATCGTACACCGGTGAGCTGATGGGCAATCACATTACGCGCAGTAGTTCGCGCAGCAATATCCGCTTCGAGAACCTCATGGATAGACGTTGGACGGCCACCCGGCGTTTGCATCAGCACCTGCTCTATTGTACGTGGAATGCCGAGGAAGGGGATACGCCCTTCGAGGAATGCCGCGACGGCGATCTCATCTGCTGCATTCAAAGCGATACAGGCTTTTCCACCGGCCTCGGCGGACTCATAGGCGAGCCGCAGGCAGGGGAAGCGGACGAGGTCGGGAGCGGAGAAGTCCAGTTGGCTCAACGCGGCGAGGTCGAAGTGCAGACCTGGGGCAGAGGAGGCATCGACCCGCTCAGGGTAGGCCAGAGCATAGAGGATCGGCAGCCGCATGTCCGTCACAGAGATCTGCGCCAGGATGCTGCCGTCGATGAACTCCACCAGCGAGTGAACCGTCGACTGCGGGTGGATGGTGACGCGGACCTCGGCAGGTGGGAGAGAGAAGAGGCGGCAGGCCTCGATCACCTCGAAGCCCTTGTTCATCATCGTCGCCGAGTCGATGGTGATGCGCTGTCCCATCACCCACGTCGGATGCTTGAGCGCCTGCGCCGGGGTGATGTGTTCAAAGTCGGCCAGCGGAGTATTGCGGAAGGGACCACCTGAAGCCGTAAGCCATATCTGCCGGACCTCGGCAGGAGTCCCCCCCCTCATGCACTGGTGGACGGCGTTGTGCTCGGAGTCGATGGGGAGCAGCGCAACGTTGTGCTCCTTCGCCGCTGCCATGATCAGTTCACCGGCGGCGACCAGGCACTCCTTGTTGGCGAGGCCGATGGTCTTGCCTGCTTTGACTGCCGCATAGGTGGCTTCAAGGCCGGCGACTCCGACGATGGCGGAGACGACGAAGTCGACTTCAGAGAGCGTAGCGACGAGGACTGTACCGGCGGTGCCGTAGACGACTTCAATACCGCTAATACCGGCGGCCTTCAAACGCAATTGCAGCTTTGCCGCGAGCTCCTCGGTAGCGATAGAGATAACCTGCGGATGCCAGCGCTCACACTGGGCAAATGCTACGTCGACATTCCGGCCAGCCGCCAGCGCAATGGGCTTGTAACGGTCGGGGAAGGATTCGCAGATGGAAAGAGTAGAGGTACCGATGGAGCCGGTCGAACCGAGGATGGCGAGCTTTTTCACGTGATCTATTTTCTCAGATGGCAGTTAGAAACGCCCGAGCCCCAAATAGTCCTTGATCACAAGAGCGAACCAGAGCACCGGTGCGGCCAGCAGCAGGGCATCGATGCGGTCGAGGATGCCTCCGTGGCCGGGAAGCATGGTGCCAGAGTCTTTCACTCCTGCGCCGCGCTTTATGGCGGATTCCAGCAGATCGCCGAGTTGGGCGGCGATGTTCAGCACAGCTGCGAGAACGAGTGTCTGCCAGACCGGTTCGGTGATGTGCAGTATCAGGTTGCCACGTGCTGTGAGTACGTCGCCGATCCAGATGACGAGTCCTGCGGCGGCGATGCTGCCTGCGATGGAGGCAATGGACCCCTCCCACGTCTTGCCGGGGCTCAGGCGGGGGGCGAGCTTGTGCTTGCCGAAGGCCTTACCAATGTAGAGCGCGGCGATGTCGCCTGCCCACACGCAGACCATCAGGAAGACGACGAGCGCGGGGCCGTTCTCCTGCTTCCAGAGCAGAGGAACGAGCGTGAGGGGGTAGGCGATCCAGATCAGACCGAATAACCCCTGCGCAGTATCGGGCAGAACCTGAATGAGGGGGGCGCGGAATCCGTTCCACGCAAAAAGAATCAGGGTGAGCCCGCTGAGGACGGGAAGCTGTGCGTCGACGGGGAAGTTGGGAAGGGTAACGATGAAGGCGATTGCGGTAGCGATGGCCATCCACCAGACCGGGATACGCAGGTGCGCTCCATTTGCTTCTGCTCCGACGGCGGCCAGCTTGAGGTACTCATAGACGGCTAGCTCGGCGACGATGGCGGCGGCCAGGGTAATCATCCAAAGCTGGCCGAAGAAGATCAGCGCAAAGACGGCAACGATCAGAACGGTGGCGGTGAGGATTCGCTTCATGAAGATTCAGACAAGTATATCTGTGGATGGGAGAGACATTAAATCACTCTTGACATATAAAGATATATCTTGATACTTTCTAAAACATGAGATACCAATATCAACATGAACACTTTAGAGGGTTCCGCGGCGGAGAAGACTTCCACGGGATGAAAGAACAACTGCGGGAGAGATTCTGCACAAACTTTGGCGACTTCGGCCGAGGACGGCATGGTGGCAGGGGGGGGAGGGGCCCGTGGGGCGGACGGATGTTCGGCTCGGGCGACCTGCGCTACGTCATCCTGCAACTGATCTCCGAGAAGCCGAGCCACGGATACGAGATCATCAAATCGATCCAGGAGCGCCTGGGCGGAACGTATGCTCCTAGCCCCGGTGTGGTCTACCCCATGCTGACCATGCTCGAGGAGATGGGCCACATCGCCGGTTCTGCCGAAGGCTCGCGCAAGCAATACACCATCACGGAAGAGGGAGCGAAGGCTCTGGCAGAGAACAAGACCATGGTCGATGCGCTGTTCTCCCGGATCGAGAACCTGCGCCAGGAGTATGCGCGCCAGAGGCCGCAGCAGATCGAGCGCGCTGTGGAAAACCTGCGGATGGCGTTGCGGATGAAGATGGGCTCGTTGACGACAGAGCAGATCAACGCCGTCACGGACATCATCGACGCGGCGGCGAAGCAGATAGAGAGGGTATAGATGAACTCGTACCGTTACCGAGTCACGGTGGAAAAGCTGAACGATGCGAAAGGGCAACCCGTGCATGGCGAGAGCCTGAGCTTTTACGCGGCCAACCATGACGACATCCTGGCGATTGTAAAGAGGTTGGAATCGAGGCTTCCGTTCGACGCCGGCACGGCTGCCTCACTTGGCGTCGGCCTGAAGCTGTTTGGCGAGGTGGTGCTCACTCATCGCAACGATCCAATGTTTGCCGCGATAAGTCCTGCGCTTGGTTAGTTTATTCAAGAGTTGAAGCGACAGCTGGAGGGTGCTGGCCAGGTCAATGCGTAGGCAGACCCTGGGATTGGTTGGCGCTCCTGGAGGATACAGGGATTCTTCGCTTCGCTCAGAATGACACCCTCAATAGGTATCGGACACTAGCGGTGGATGTTGTTTA
This region of Acidobacteriota bacterium genomic DNA includes:
- a CDS encoding 1-deoxy-D-xylulose-5-phosphate reductoisomerase, whose translation is MKKLAILGSTGSIGTSTLSICESFPDRYKPIALAAGRNVDVAFAQCERWHPQVISIATEELAAKLQLRLKAAGISGIEVVYGTAGTVLVATLSEVDFVVSAIVGVAGLEATYAAVKAGKTIGLANKECLVAAGELIMAAAKEHNVALLPIDSEHNAVHQCMRGGTPAEVRQIWLTASGGPFRNTPLADFEHITPAQALKHPTWVMGQRITIDSATMMNKGFEVIEACRLFSLPPAEVRVTIHPQSTVHSLVEFIDGSILAQISVTDMRLPILYALAYPERVDASSAPGLHFDLAALSQLDFSAPDLVRFPCLRLAYESAEAGGKACIALNAADEIAVAAFLEGRIPFLGIPRTIEQVLMQTPGGRPTSIHEVLEADIAARTTARNVIAHQLTGVR
- a CDS encoding PadR family transcriptional regulator encodes the protein MRYQYQHEHFRGFRGGEDFHGMKEQLRERFCTNFGDFGRGRHGGRGGRGPWGGRMFGSGDLRYVILQLISEKPSHGYEIIKSIQERLGGTYAPSPGVVYPMLTMLEEMGHIAGSAEGSRKQYTITEEGAKALAENKTMVDALFSRIENLRQEYARQRPQQIERAVENLRMALRMKMGSLTTEQINAVTDIIDAAAKQIERV
- the rseP gene encoding RIP metalloprotease RseP, translating into MSTIIQLGIVLGIMVLVHEFGHFAVAKLCGIRVETFSIGFGKRLFGFKRGDTDYRLSLLPLGGYVKMSGDNPGEAPTDPGDFNAHPRWQRILVALAGPFANFILALGLMTGVSMLHNEVQEYISSLALTDYIPVSTPASQTGIKSGDLIVHYDTVENPTWDQVAIRSLLNINQNVAFSYMHDGQRVDTKLFVESKGGADNFSLDKLGLIPKMQNGPVQVNNLSGEESLPAARAGMQPGDKIQTIDGLQLHSVSALLAYLQDTAGKPVSLMINRNGTLIPMHLTPVLGDAGDGTKYYQMGFRPVQPPVKIERLPFTKAVAASWEYNKKGSLLIIEVMKRMFTRQVSVRSLSGPIGIGQQIHQAASMPGWMPIIGLMAYISINLGIFNLLPIPILDGGMILFLLVESLLRRDLNQQLKERVYQVAFVCILVFAAMVIFNDISKLGLFAKLRP
- a CDS encoding DUF3861 domain-containing protein, producing MNSYRYRVTVEKLNDAKGQPVHGESLSFYAANHDDILAIVKRLESRLPFDAGTAASLGVGLKLFGEVVLTHRNDPMFAAISPALG
- a CDS encoding CDP-archaeol synthase; this translates as MKRILTATVLIVAVFALIFFGQLWMITLAAAIVAELAVYEYLKLAAVGAEANGAHLRIPVWWMAIATAIAFIVTLPNFPVDAQLPVLSGLTLILFAWNGFRAPLIQVLPDTAQGLFGLIWIAYPLTLVPLLWKQENGPALVVFLMVCVWAGDIAALYIGKAFGKHKLAPRLSPGKTWEGSIASIAGSIAAAGLVIWIGDVLTARGNLILHITEPVWQTLVLAAVLNIAAQLGDLLESAIKRGAGVKDSGTMLPGHGGILDRIDALLLAAPVLWFALVIKDYLGLGRF